A part of Eubacterium sp. AB3007 genomic DNA contains:
- a CDS encoding IS3 family transposase → MFKRIEEAAFRGGRSSERTARIVHSLRGEFKLKDILAAAGLPKATYMYWQKRFDREDPDAELLQIMRDIREKHKNYGYRRIYGELRKHGIKVNKKRVHRIVQKYGMQVTSFTRKSRRFSTYKGVVGRIAPNRVNRRFNTNIPHQKITTDTTEFKYYEPDDKGRVSIKKFYLDPFMDMWNLEILSYGISDRPSAQSIMTALNEAIDVTSDCKFRRTFHSDRGWAYQMNAYRYELKKNRIFQSMSRKGNCYDNSPMENFFGIMKQEMYYGQVYRSFDELKDAIDKYIRYYNQKRSKASLGYRSPVEYREEILAA, encoded by the coding sequence ATTTTTAAAAGAATCGAGGAGGCTGCGTTTAGAGGAGGAAGATCTTCTGAACGAACTGCGAGAATCGTCCACAGCCTCCGAGGAGAATTCAAATTAAAGGACATTCTCGCAGCAGCAGGACTTCCAAAAGCCACGTATATGTACTGGCAGAAGCGATTTGATCGCGAGGATCCGGATGCTGAGCTTCTTCAGATCATGAGAGATATCAGAGAAAAGCATAAGAACTATGGCTATCGTCGAATCTATGGAGAGCTTCGGAAGCATGGCATCAAGGTAAACAAGAAGCGCGTCCATCGCATAGTCCAGAAGTATGGCATGCAGGTCACCTCATTCACCAGGAAGAGCCGCAGGTTCAGTACATACAAGGGTGTCGTAGGAAGGATCGCTCCAAACAGAGTGAACAGAAGATTCAACACTAACATTCCTCATCAGAAGATCACTACGGATACGACAGAGTTCAAGTACTATGAGCCGGATGACAAAGGCAGAGTATCCATCAAGAAGTTTTATCTTGATCCATTCATGGATATGTGGAATCTGGAGATCCTGAGTTATGGCATTTCAGATCGTCCATCTGCGCAGAGCATAATGACGGCCTTGAATGAGGCAATCGATGTAACAAGCGATTGCAAGTTCAGACGCACATTTCACTCTGACCGTGGCTGGGCATACCAGATGAATGCTTATCGCTATGAACTGAAGAAGAACAGGATCTTTCAAAGCATGTCTCGCAAAGGCAACTGCTACGACAACTCACCCATGGAAAACTTCTTTGGGATCATGAAGCAGGAGATGTACTATGGTCAGGTATACAGAAGCTTCGATGAACTCAAAGATGCGATAGACAAATACATACGTTACTACAACCAAAAGCGCAGCAAAGCATCTCTTGGATACCGGAGTCCAGTTGAGTACCGGGAAGAGATATTAGCTGCATAG
- a CDS encoding helix-turn-helix domain-containing protein: MAKYSYEFKRIVVDEYLSGQGGCNYLSQKYSLTRSLIQRWVSNYRHFGDDGLRRSRQKQKYTFEFKLHVVELYLSSELSYQTLASQVGMTNSTLITQWVNNYRAAGPEALKPKKKGRKRTMDKEKVIREIKEGDSEEQKELLKQLQEENLRLRIENAFLKESRRLRLEEEDLLNELRESSTASEENSN; this comes from the coding sequence ATGGCAAAGTATAGTTATGAGTTTAAACGCATAGTTGTGGATGAATACCTAAGTGGACAAGGAGGCTGTAATTATCTTAGCCAAAAATACAGTCTCACACGATCACTTATTCAGAGATGGGTTTCAAACTATCGTCATTTTGGGGATGACGGTCTTAGAAGAAGCAGGCAGAAGCAGAAATACACTTTCGAATTCAAGCTTCATGTAGTAGAATTGTATTTATCAAGTGAACTCTCTTACCAGACTCTTGCGAGCCAAGTAGGAATGACAAATAGCACATTAATTACCCAATGGGTCAATAACTATCGTGCTGCTGGACCTGAAGCCCTGAAGCCTAAAAAGAAAGGTCGAAAACGAACAATGGATAAAGAGAAAGTCATCCGCGAGATCAAAGAAGGTGATTCGGAAGAGCAGAAGGAACTTCTTAAGCAATTGCAGGAGGAGAACCTTAGACTTCGGATCGAGAATGCATTTTTAAAAGAATCGAGGAGGCTGCGTTTAGAGGAGGAAGATCTTCTGAACGAACTGCGAGAATCGTCCACAGCCTCCGAGGAGAATTCAAATTAA
- a CDS encoding exodeoxyribonuclease III encodes MRLISWNVNGLRACLGKGFEDIARGLDADFFCIQETKMQEGQATVDLPGYRQFFCSAEKKGYSGTAIFAKEEPISVQYNFGEHTDEGRGIILEYPAFYLVNVYVPNAQPELKRLVYRMKWEDDFRGFVQELDSRKPVIICGDMNVAHQEIDLKNPKPNRGKAGFSDEERGKMTELLGAGFTDTFRYLYPDVTGVYSWWSYRFNARKNNAGWRIDYFLVSDRLRDNIKEAKIHTDILGSDHCPVELEVKL; translated from the coding sequence ATGAGACTGATATCGTGGAATGTAAACGGACTTCGGGCCTGCCTGGGCAAGGGGTTTGAGGATATAGCACGCGGGTTGGATGCGGATTTCTTCTGTATCCAGGAAACGAAGATGCAGGAGGGACAGGCCACGGTGGATCTGCCCGGATACCGGCAGTTTTTCTGTAGCGCTGAGAAGAAAGGATATTCAGGAACGGCCATCTTTGCTAAGGAGGAGCCGATTTCGGTACAGTACAACTTTGGGGAGCATACAGATGAAGGACGGGGGATCATCCTGGAGTATCCAGCGTTCTATCTGGTGAACGTGTATGTGCCCAACGCGCAGCCGGAACTGAAACGGCTTGTTTATCGCATGAAATGGGAGGACGACTTCCGAGGCTTTGTGCAGGAACTCGACTCTCGTAAGCCGGTGATCATCTGCGGCGACATGAACGTGGCGCATCAGGAGATCGATCTGAAGAACCCGAAGCCTAACCGGGGGAAGGCCGGATTCTCCGATGAGGAAAGGGGCAAGATGACCGAGCTTCTGGGAGCGGGATTTACGGACACTTTCCGCTATCTCTATCCCGATGTGACCGGTGTCTACAGCTGGTGGTCCTACCGGTTTAACGCCCGGAAGAACAACGCGGGATGGCGCATCGACTACTTCCTGGTCAGCGACCGTCTGCGGGATAACATCAAAGAAGCGAAGATTCATACGGACATCCTGGGCAGCGATCACTGCCCGGTAGAGCTGGAGGTAAAACTATGA
- a CDS encoding metallophosphoesterase — protein sequence MTKKRLILAGGTALLAACVAAKTAQHLAEGNKAIQITEYICRSERVPEGFDGFRIVNVSDLQSEYFGVMQADLIEKVKLAEPDIIVITGDLVDRNHTDFMAAMKAVSGLLKIAPVYYVNGNHEVRLSETRMQPFYAELRQMGVKVLLDESVIVIRGGEHINVVGLSEYSIYGARALAEGTEEWTPGNVITDFLDTLHSEGTEVEREEVARKVKELCDATDDGFTLLLAHEPQLVESYAAGAPDVVMCGHAHGGQFRTPGGQGLFSPNQGAFPRYTAGLHPCGDGVMLVSRGLGNSTFPLRLNNPPEVTVMTLLRKG from the coding sequence ATGACCAAGAAAAGACTGATCCTTGCTGGCGGTACGGCGCTGTTGGCGGCGTGTGTAGCCGCGAAGACCGCCCAGCACCTGGCTGAGGGGAACAAAGCCATTCAGATCACGGAGTACATCTGCCGGTCGGAACGCGTCCCGGAAGGGTTCGATGGATTCCGGATCGTGAATGTATCAGATCTGCAGAGCGAGTATTTTGGTGTCATGCAGGCGGATCTGATAGAGAAGGTTAAACTGGCAGAGCCGGATATCATCGTGATCACTGGTGACCTTGTGGACCGGAATCACACAGACTTCATGGCGGCCATGAAAGCGGTGAGCGGCCTGCTGAAGATCGCGCCGGTCTACTATGTGAACGGGAACCATGAGGTGCGTCTTTCGGAGACCAGAATGCAGCCTTTCTACGCGGAACTGCGGCAGATGGGGGTGAAGGTGCTCCTGGACGAGTCAGTCATCGTGATCCGAGGCGGAGAGCACATCAACGTGGTGGGACTTTCGGAGTACAGTATTTACGGGGCAAGAGCTCTGGCGGAAGGCACGGAGGAGTGGACTCCAGGAAACGTGATCACGGATTTCCTTGATACCCTGCACAGTGAGGGAACGGAAGTGGAACGAGAGGAGGTAGCACGCAAGGTGAAGGAACTGTGCGATGCGACCGACGACGGATTTACCCTGCTGTTGGCCCATGAGCCCCAGCTGGTAGAATCTTATGCGGCGGGAGCACCGGATGTGGTGATGTGCGGCCATGCACACGGCGGACAGTTTCGGACGCCGGGGGGACAGGGACTGTTCTCTCCGAATCAGGGAGCCTTTCCGCGCTACACGGCGGGGCTGCATCCCTGTGGGGACGGCGTCATGCTAGTGAGCCGGGGGCTGGGAAACAGCACATTCCCGCTTCGGCTGAACAATCCGCCAGAGGTCACCGTGATGACACTGCTTCGGAAAGGGTGA
- a CDS encoding YdbC family protein, whose protein sequence is MPTINGRNGRIEYEFRERLGTIPSGTDAWDKQLNLICWNKKEPAKFDIRGWSPEGDRMTKGITLYENEMRDVVRLYLIWKEQKEKGIDGKVADLAAREAALREEEARLAAEKRAFEQQISGEYAPAEQERDAEETEQSAAKHDQSVQNARSTREDPAEEMLYESESATSKVAEESEHYAAAEEEVPF, encoded by the coding sequence ATGCCAACGATCAACGGAAGAAACGGAAGAATCGAGTATGAGTTCAGAGAGAGACTGGGAACGATCCCCTCGGGCACGGATGCCTGGGACAAGCAACTGAACCTGATCTGCTGGAACAAGAAGGAACCAGCCAAGTTCGACATCCGGGGCTGGTCTCCGGAGGGGGACCGTATGACCAAGGGGATAACGTTGTACGAGAATGAGATGCGGGATGTAGTGAGGCTCTACCTGATATGGAAAGAGCAGAAGGAGAAGGGAATCGACGGTAAAGTGGCGGATCTGGCGGCTAGAGAGGCCGCCCTTCGGGAAGAAGAAGCGCGCCTGGCTGCAGAGAAGCGTGCTTTTGAGCAGCAGATTTCCGGAGAATATGCGCCGGCGGAGCAGGAGAGGGACGCTGAGGAGACGGAGCAGTCTGCCGCGAAGCACGATCAGAGCGTTCAGAATGCTCGGAGCACTCGAGAAGATCCCGCGGAGGAAATGCTCTATGAGAGCGAATCTGCCACATCTAAAGTGGCCGAGGAGTCGGAGCACTATGCGGCTGCGGAAGAGGAGGTGCCGTTCTGA